One Bremerella sp. JC817 DNA segment encodes these proteins:
- a CDS encoding thioredoxin-like domain-containing protein produces the protein MQISTLPFLRKLALVVAVLLLVGCGSSSSHPFAMAEEQQPQTTEKPASGDAAEQPAAKAAEHPFRVKIPAPEFPKDMEWMNTKGPLELKDLRGKFVLLDFWTYCCINCIHILPELKKLEQEFPNQLVVIGVHSAKFDTEKEAQNIGEAILRYEIEHPVVNDDQMKIWNSFSVNSWPTMYLIDPEGNVVYLRRGEFKADDIRQVLNDAMAYYRENGSLDEKPIQFDLLAYSQDPTPLRFPGKILADEKSNRLFISDSNHNRIVITSLDGELQEVIGNGEIGSADGSYEEAQFDHPQGVALVQDTLYVADTENHLLRKIDLKEKKVTTIAGIGEQARNNWPGVSENATVSSLPDRFIGTPKTTAINSPWALWPRGDSLYIAMAGPHQIWKMKLDESEIGPYAGNGREDIVDGPLLPPVPYQQGFASFAQPSGLTSDGNSLFVADSEGSSIRAVPFDPEGSVRTVIGTSHLQYGRLFTFGDVDGPPKTAKLQHALGVCYVDGIIYTADTYNNKIKAVDAATGDVTTLVGIGEPGIADDPAQFDEPAGISHANGKLYIADTNNHMIRVFDLETKKLSTLQIQGLKTMPVKKRPAAAENATQK, from the coding sequence ATGCAAATCTCAACCTTGCCGTTCCTGCGCAAGCTAGCTCTCGTTGTTGCTGTCTTACTGCTGGTTGGTTGTGGTAGCTCCTCATCGCATCCGTTCGCAATGGCGGAAGAACAACAGCCGCAAACGACCGAAAAACCTGCTAGCGGTGACGCAGCCGAACAGCCTGCAGCGAAGGCTGCCGAGCATCCTTTTCGCGTAAAGATTCCAGCGCCCGAGTTCCCCAAAGATATGGAGTGGATGAACACCAAGGGGCCGCTGGAACTGAAAGATCTGCGTGGCAAGTTTGTGCTGCTCGACTTCTGGACTTATTGCTGCATCAACTGCATTCACATCCTGCCGGAACTGAAGAAGCTTGAGCAGGAATTCCCCAATCAGTTGGTGGTGATCGGAGTCCACTCAGCGAAGTTTGATACGGAAAAAGAGGCCCAAAACATCGGTGAGGCCATTCTGCGGTACGAGATCGAACACCCGGTCGTGAACGACGATCAGATGAAGATCTGGAACAGCTTCTCGGTGAATAGCTGGCCAACGATGTACTTGATCGATCCGGAAGGAAACGTCGTCTATCTGCGTCGCGGTGAATTCAAAGCCGACGATATTCGCCAGGTGCTGAACGACGCGATGGCTTACTATCGCGAAAACGGCTCGCTGGACGAAAAGCCGATTCAGTTCGACCTGCTGGCTTACAGCCAAGACCCAACGCCGCTGCGATTCCCCGGGAAGATTCTGGCCGACGAGAAGTCGAATCGTCTCTTCATTTCGGACAGCAATCACAACCGCATTGTCATCACCTCGCTTGATGGCGAACTGCAGGAAGTGATCGGCAACGGCGAGATCGGCTCGGCCGATGGAAGCTATGAAGAGGCCCAGTTCGATCATCCGCAAGGTGTAGCGCTCGTACAGGACACTTTGTATGTCGCCGATACCGAAAACCATCTGCTGCGAAAGATTGATCTGAAGGAGAAAAAGGTCACCACGATCGCCGGAATTGGCGAGCAGGCCCGCAACAACTGGCCAGGTGTCTCGGAAAACGCGACTGTCAGCAGTCTGCCAGATCGTTTTATCGGAACCCCCAAAACGACGGCGATCAACAGCCCTTGGGCGTTGTGGCCTCGTGGCGACAGCCTCTACATCGCCATGGCAGGTCCGCACCAGATCTGGAAGATGAAGCTGGATGAATCAGAAATCGGTCCTTACGCAGGCAACGGCCGCGAAGACATCGTTGATGGACCCCTGTTGCCCCCAGTTCCGTATCAACAAGGTTTCGCCTCCTTCGCTCAGCCATCGGGGCTGACTTCCGACGGCAATTCGCTGTTCGTCGCCGATAGCGAAGGCAGCTCGATTCGTGCGGTTCCTTTCGATCCCGAAGGAAGTGTCCGGACGGTGATCGGGACTTCGCACCTGCAGTATGGCCGCTTGTTCACCTTTGGTGACGTCGATGGTCCGCCGAAGACAGCCAAGCTGCAGCATGCCTTGGGCGTTTGTTACGTCGATGGCATCATCTACACCGCCGACACCTACAACAACAAGATCAAGGCGGTCGATGCTGCAACCGGCGATGTGACGACCCTGGTCGGAATCGGCGAGCCAGGGATCGCCGACGATCCTGCCCAGTTCGACGAACCGGCCGGGATTTCGCATGCGAATGGCAAGCTCTACATCGCCGACACCAACAACCACATGATCCGCGTTTTCGACCTGGAAACGAAGAAGCTTTCGACGCTGCAGATCCAAGGTTTAAAGACAATGCCAGTCAAGAAGCGACCGGCTGCCGCCGAGAACGCCACGCAGAAATAG
- a CDS encoding DUF1573 domain-containing protein — MFRKLWLAVCLLPLLASFGMGQDWANKMFKVRTHDFGTVAKGAKVFYEFELQNIYEETVHIASVRSSCGCTSPSIKTDTLNTWEKGAIVAKLNTDSFLGHKSATVTVTIDKPFYAEVQLNVSTNIRGDVAFEPGSVQFGNVEQGEGAVAKVHVTQAGRSDWMITDVRSNDDFLGVEMTETNRGGGRVGYDLTVRLKENAPVGFISTQLALITNDGRSPSVSLPVEGKVDSPLNVSPSALSLGELKPGEKKEAKLIVRAKKPFKITGVTCDNEAFQFAAVPEEAKKLHFIPLTFTAGEKGGTIVQKITIETDLPGDVSGESVATVVVAGGNSET; from the coding sequence GTGTTTCGTAAGTTATGGCTTGCTGTCTGTCTCTTACCACTGCTGGCCTCGTTTGGAATGGGCCAGGACTGGGCGAACAAAATGTTCAAAGTTCGGACCCACGACTTTGGGACAGTAGCGAAGGGCGCGAAAGTCTTCTATGAATTTGAGCTCCAGAACATCTATGAGGAAACGGTTCACATCGCCAGCGTTCGATCGAGCTGTGGCTGCACCAGCCCTTCGATCAAGACCGACACGCTGAATACCTGGGAAAAGGGCGCGATCGTCGCCAAGCTGAATACTGACAGCTTCCTGGGGCACAAGAGTGCCACGGTGACCGTCACCATCGACAAACCATTCTACGCAGAAGTCCAGCTCAACGTTTCGACCAACATCCGTGGCGACGTTGCTTTTGAACCAGGTTCGGTTCAGTTTGGCAACGTCGAGCAGGGCGAAGGTGCCGTTGCCAAGGTGCACGTCACCCAAGCGGGTCGCAGCGACTGGATGATCACCGACGTGCGTAGCAACGATGACTTCCTCGGCGTGGAAATGACCGAGACCAATCGTGGTGGTGGTCGTGTTGGGTATGACCTGACCGTTCGCCTGAAAGAAAATGCTCCGGTTGGCTTCATCTCCACCCAGTTGGCTTTGATCACCAACGACGGCCGCAGCCCATCGGTTTCGCTGCCTGTCGAAGGCAAAGTTGATTCGCCTCTGAACGTCAGCCCAAGTGCCTTGTCGCTGGGTGAACTGAAGCCCGGCGAGAAGAAAGAAGCCAAGCTGATTGTGCGAGCGAAGAAGCCTTTCAAGATCACCGGCGTGACCTGTGACAATGAAGCCTTCCAGTTCGCCGCCGTCCCGGAAGAAGCCAAGAAGCTGCACTTCATCCCGCTGACCTTCACCGCGGGAGAAAAGGGTGGCACGATCGTTCAGAAGATCACCATTGAAACCGACCTGCCGGGCGACGTCAGTGGTGAATCGGTTGCGACCGTGGTCGTCGCTGGTGGCAACTCCGAAACCTAA